A window of the Cannabis sativa cultivar Pink pepper isolate KNU-18-1 chromosome X, ASM2916894v1, whole genome shotgun sequence genome harbors these coding sequences:
- the LOC115714343 gene encoding protein FREE1: MQQGDYTSLPYYPPYNQFPNPNPNPNPNPHPHPNPNSDHLHTSFASAPPFNSGYAPNDYSAYPQNYPAYPQNPDPAPPTAPSYTPPSNPNLQSFNSASQATSFPPFEAHTPYQPPTQQQPYFPTYDQHQTPPNYAPTAASVPSNPSPTPNSQYSSVYSSSYGQSGASVPPVYDNPYENSVKYDQGSGYLDDRYGGYNQRPRSDLGSDLYGKRYDSGRDDGFGDGVYAYQGNKVEPYGSRGTAPNKSSTLFDDYGRSISFSSSKDSSNSSTKIVRAVPKAEVQQDVKSGVQKFRVKLLAESGGQSTMDVLCQIGLDGIRMLDPNTSRTLRIYPLETITRCEVMDSSTLAFWSKSSVDIEPRRIRLQSSSYTTNTLLDTVTAATVQVKEMGGSIRPSESFKMNEQSTEKKKGFTDWMNLVKPVNEEKDHWVPDEAVTKCTSCGTDFGAFVRKHHCRNCGDIFCDKCTQGRTALTADENAQPVRVCDRCMAEVTQRLNNAKDVASKPAGLHSHEDLAKKLQEEMEKNRKSSSGSKSDGSGRRMREVACPICTVHLQVQVPSSGSETIECGVCQHPFLVSSH, from the exons ATGCAGCAAGGCGATTACACTTCTCTCCCCTATTATCCTCCTTACAATCAATTTCCAAACCCTAATCCCAATCCCAATCCCAACCCCCACCCCCACCCCAACCCCAATTCCGATCATCTTCACACTTCATTCGCTTCCGCCCCACCGTTCAACTCCGGATACGCTCCCAACGACTACTCTGCTTATCCCCAAAACTACCCTGCTTATCCTCAAAATCCCGATCCTGCTCCTCCCACTGCTCCTTCTTACACCCCTCCTTCAAACCCTAATTTGCAGTCCTTCAATTCCGCTTCTCAGGCCACTTCTTTCCCTCCGTTTGAGGCCCACACGCCTTATCAACCTCCGACCCAGCAGCAGCCGTACTTTCCCACGTACGATCAGCATCAGACGCCTCCTAATTATGCTCCTACTGCAGCTTCCGTGCCTTCAAATCCTAGCCCCACCCCGAATTCTCAATATTCCTCTGTATATTCCTCTTCGTATGGTCAATCGGGAGCTTCGGTGCCGCCCGTCTACGATAACCCATATGAGAATTCTGTGAAATACGATCAGGGTAGTGGTTATTTAGATGATAGATACGGAGGTTACAACCAGAGGCCACGGTCCGATTTGGGATCGGATCTGTATGGAAAGCGATATGATTCGGGTCGGGACGATGGATTCGGAGATGGAGTTTATGCTTACCAAGGGAACAAGGTTGAGCCGTATGGGTCTAGGGGCACTGCGCCTAATAAGTCATCGACTTTGTTCGACGATTATGGGAGATCGATTAGTTTCTCTTCCAGTAAGGATTCGAGTAATAGCTCGACCAAAATTGTGAGAGCGGTCCCCAAGGCGGAGGTACAGCAAGACGTGAAAAGTGGGGTTCAGAAGTTTCGGGTTAAGCTGTTAGCTGAAAGTGGAGGACAGAGTACCATGGACGTTCTTTGCCAG ATTGGTTTGGATGGAATTCGCATGCTTGATCCTAATACCAGTCGGACATTAAGAATATATCCCCTTGAAACCATTACTAGATGTGAA GTGATGGATTCATCTACCTTGGCATTTTGGTCAAAGAGCTCTGTAGACATTGAGCCAAGGCGTATTAGACTCCAGTCAAGTAGTTATACAACCAACACTCTTTTAGACACTGTTACTGCTGCAACTGTACAG GTGAAGGAAATGGGTGGAAGTATTCGGCCTTCGGAGTCTTTCAAGATGAATGAACAGTCTACAGAGAAAAAGAAAGGGTTTACAGATTGGATGAACTTAGTGAAGCCTGTCAATGAGGAGAAGGATCATTGG GTCCCTGATGAAGCAGTTACAAAGTGTACATCATGTGGAACGGATTTCGGGGCTTTTGTGCGCAAG CATCATTGTCGAAACTGTGGAGACATTTTCTGTGATAAGTGCACCCAAGGTAGGACTGCTCTTACTGCTGATGAGAATGCCCAACCTGTTCGTGTTTGTGATCGATGCATG GCTGAAGTTACTCAGAGGCTGAATAATGCTAAGGATGTCGCAAGTAAACCGGCAGGATTGCATAGCCATGAGGATCTTGCTAAGAAGCTTCAG GAGGAGATGGAGAAGAACCGCAAGTCATCATCAG GGTCAAAATCAGATGGATCAGGGAGGCGGATGAGAGAAGTTGCCTGTCCTATTTGCACGGTCCATTTGCAG GTTCAAGTTCCCAGCTCGGGTTCAGAAACGATTGAATGTGGAGTTTGCCAGCATCCATTTCTTGTCAGTTCTCACTGA